The sequence TCGACAAGAATACGATTTTGCCTTATGAGATCATAGAAGACAGTCTCCACAAGTGCTGACTACATTTTTGTTctgtttttaaaagtatttctgaACGCGTGGGCGGAAATATATAAAGAGCggtgtttatcaggtcgtcaaattgaaagcaGCAAAATGAGATGTAAAACCAAATTTAGAGCAGTGCAAGTTATTTAGCATGAATAATACTAGAACTCCAACCATATTCactttttcaaaagtcaaaaaaaaaaaatgataaacgaTTGTTTTTTTACGatggattttaaagagatttatcgGTATTTATTGGGTCACATACAGACACTAAATGGCGTTTATTGGGTCGAcaagaaaatacgattttgccTAAGTAGATCAACAGAGTACAGTCTCCTGAGGTGTTGACTacctttttttctagtttttaactGTAATTCGAAACACGTGGGCGAAAATATATATAAGGCggtgtttatcaggtcgtcaaattgaaagcatcaaaatgacatgtaaaacaaaatgtgaGGCAGTGAAACTTATTTATCATGAATAACTTAAGAACTCTaatcaaattcacgttttcaaaagtaaaaaaaaatgataataaacgaGTCTTTTTCAGGATGGATTTTATAGGGAGTTAACGGTGTTTACTGTGtcacattcagacattaaacggtgtttattgggtcggcaagaaaatacgattttgtCTGATGAGATCAATGGAGGACAGTCTCCTGAGGTGTTTACTaccttctttttttttggtttttaaccGTATTTCTAAATGCGTGGGCGGAAATAGATTTAAAGCggtgtttatcaggtcgtcaaattgaaagcatcaaaatgacatggaaaacaaaatgtagagcagagaaaattatttagcatgaataacaCAAGGACCCAACCAAATTCACGTTTTCAAgagtgaaaatataataataaacgagAGTTTTTTATGGtgaattttatagagatttaacggtgtttaCTTGGTCACACTCAGAtattaaacggtgtttattgaGTCGGcaagaaaatacgattttgccTGTTGAGATCAATAGAGGGCAGTCTCCTGTGGTGTTGACTACTCTTTTTAGTTCCTGACCGTCTATCTAAACGCGTTGGCGGAAATATTTTTAGAGCGATGTTTATCATGTCTTCAAATTCAAAGcttcaaaatgaaatatagtACAAAATATACAGCAGTAAAAGttatttagcatgaataacaCAAGAAATCCAAACAAACTCACGTCTTCAAAAgtcaagtaaataattataaacgagTGTCTTTTTAGGAAGgattttatagagatttaacggtgttcattgggtcacattcagacattaaacggtgtttattgggtcgccaagaaaatacaattttgtctGATGAGATCAATGGAGGACAGTCTCCTGAGGTGTTTACTACcttctttttttttgggtttGTAACCGTATTTCTAAATGCGTGGGCGGAAATAGATTTAAAGCggtgtttatcaggtcgtcaaattgaaagcatcaaaatgacatgGAAAACAAATGTAGAGCAGAGAAAAttatttagcatgaataacaCAAGGACTCCAACCGAATTCACGTTTTCAAgagtgaaaatataataataaacaagagTTTTTTATGGtgaattttatagagatttaacggtgtttaCTGGGTCACATTCAGATATTAAACGATGTTTATTGAGTCGGcaagaaaatacgattttgccTGTTGAGATCAATGGAGGGCAGTCTCCTGCGGTGTtgactactttttttttagttcctgACCGTCTATCTAAACGCGAGggcggaaatatttttaaagccatGTTTATCATGTCGTcaaattgaaaacttcaaaatgaCATGTAATAAGATGTACAGCAGTGAAAGTTACTTAGCATGAATAACAAAAGGACTCCAATCGAANNNNNNNNNNNNNNNNNNNNNNNNNNNNNNNNNNNNNNNNNNNNNNNNNNNNNNNNNNNNNNNNNNNNNNNNNNNNNNNNNNNNNNNNNNNNNNNNNNNNTTCAGACATTAAACTGTGTTTATTGGGTCGAcaagaaaatacgattttgccGGATGACatcaatagaggacagtctcctgaggTGTTGGCTacctcttttttagtttttaaccgtatTTCTAAACGCGTTGGgggaaatatatataaagcgccgtttatcaggtcgtcaaattgaaagcatcaaaatgacatgtAAAACAATATGTAGAGCAGTAAAGTTTATTTAGCACGAATAACACAAGAACTTCATtcaaattcacgttttcaaaagtcagaaaaataacaataaacaaGTGTTTTTTAGGATGGATTTTATacagatttaaggctgtttcttGGGTCACAGTCAGGCATTAAatggtgtttattgggtcggcaaGACAATACGATTTTGCCTAATATGATCAATAGAAGACAGTCTCCTGAGGTGTTGACTACCATTTCTCTAGTTTTTAACTGTATGTCTAAACGCGTGGGTTGAAATATATATAAGGCggtgtttatcaggtcgtcaaattaaaagcatcaaaatgacatgtaaaacaaaatgaagggcagtgaaacttatttatcatgaataacacaagaactCTCATCAAATTCACGTTTTCGTGAGTCAAAAAAATGACAATAAGCGAgtctttagtttttaaaataatttctaaagttCGTCAAATTGTaagcatcaaaatgacatgtaaaacaaaataGAGAGAAGGAAAGttatttagcatgaataacaCAAAAACTCCGAACAAATTCACGTTATCAAAAGTTagacaaataataataaacgagaatttttttagaatggaTTTAATACAGATTTAACGGTGTTCATTGGGTCACATTCAGACATGAAACTGTGTTTATCAGGTCGGCAAGAAAATAAGATTTTGCCTAATGAGatcaatagaggacagtctcctTAGGTGCtgattacctttttttttttagtttttaactgtATCTCTAAACGTGTGTtcggaaatatatataaagccGTGTTTATCAGTTCGTCAgattgaaagcatcaaaatgacatgtAAAAAATGACACACGGGCGCACGGCAGCATGGGGAGCATAGGGATAAGGCCCATTCGTCGTACTTCGGCGCCACCATTTTTGCCAGCTTGGACTTCTTCTTCATGCAGTTTTTTCCTCCCTCCAGGGTTACGCGTCGTCCTCGGTAGAGGAGGTAGATGCCTCATCTAGGGCTCACCGGCCTTCGACCCTGTGAGAAAGTCTCTTGTCCTGCAATCACACAATAGaaacaatgaaaacaaaaatctttttatatcgtCTTCGAACCAAGAGGTTACGCGTCGTCCTCAGCGGCACGAAGCTGTCGTGCATCGGACTCGTCGACATTCGAACATCTTGGGTGGGTGAGGCTGAATTTGGCTAACGGTTTCAGCCATTGAGTTGCCCCTCTTCTTTCTTCTTACGAAGGATGGCGTCAGCGTAGGTGGAAACCTTGTCCCACCATTCCTCGTTTCGCAACATCAGTCCAACAATATTATCAGGCGTCACGTCTCCGATCTCGCTCGCCAGCCGATGTTAGAGATCAGCCCAGCGGTCACACTCGAAGAAGGTGTGATTTGCATCATCTTCTTCCGCCTCGCAGTATCCACATTTAGGGCTGCTCACTTTGGTTCTCTTGTGTAGGTATGATCGGAAGTACCCATGTCCTGAGAGAAATTGCGTTAAATAGTAACTCGTTTCTCCATGGGTGCGATCCAACCATGTGTTTAGCTGCGGTGTCAGCCTTGCTGTCCATCTTCCGCGATGATCACTGTCCCACCGTTGTTGccatttttctaaagaaagcgCTCTGGCTTCCGCTTTAGCTATGTGCTTGCCCACTTCTGGTGTTCTTTCGAATACCAGCTTTTTCTCCTGTGCCATCAAATCAATCGGCAACACGCCTGCGATCACTATTATCGCCGGTTCTGATACCGTACGATACGAGCACGCGATTCTTAAGGCTCCCTTTTGCTGAACCGCTGCCAACCGTCTCCGGTAGGTATTCTTTTTAAGTGCGTCCACCCATATCTCTGCTCCGTAAAGCATAATGGACTGCGCCACTGACATTAGCAGTCGTCTTTTGCATGGTCTTGGCTCATTTACATTAGCCATAAGCCTGCTTAGGGCCGACGTTACTTCTGATGCTTTGTCTGCCGCCTCTCTTATCTGTTGCCAATAATTCAACTTTGTGTCTATGTATAGGCCCAAGTGTTTAATTGTCGGTTTCGTTTGGATCTCCTCTGAGCCAACCTGAATTGGTACCACAGTTGGTATATGCTTTTTTGTGATCAACACCAACTCGGTTTTTTCCATAGCTAGACCGAGCCCATGGTCCTCCATCCATCTCGTTACCCTTCGCATGACTTTGTTCAGCTTCCACTGGATCTGCTCCACGTTCCGTGCGACAATCACTGCCATGATGTCATCCGCGTATCCAGACAGATATGTCCCGTCCGGCATATCTATTCGAAGAATCCCATCATATGAGATGTTCCAGAGGTCAGGTCCTAGGATCGACCCCTGCGTAGCTCCAGCCGTTACCGCTCTTTTCTTTGGTCCTTCGGTGGTATTGTACATCAGAACTCTCTCGTTCTAATAACTTTTGAGTATTCGTAAAAGGTAATTCGGTACCCGGAACTCCTTTAGTGCTTTTACCATATCGTCCCATCTGGCCGAGTTAAATGCGTTTTTAACATCTAACGTGGCCAGCAGAACGATTTTTCTGGTTGCATTATTTCCCTGCTGAGCCTGGTTCACTGTATCCGCTATTTCACGGATAGCGTGTACCGTGGAGCGTCCTCGCCTAAGCCCATATTGTCTCTCAGACAGATCTCCCGCTGCCTGTATGGCTGTCGTGAGAcgaggtttcaataatttttctaatagtttGCCTGCTGTGTTTAGCATACACAGCGGTCTGTATGCTCCCGGTGATTTCGGATCCCCCTTATTTTCGCTGATAAGCACCAATCGCTGCATCTTCCATTGCTTGTGGAAAATACCCACTTTTAGGCTGCAGTTGTGTATATCAAGTAGGGCCTGCGGGTTGGTGCGGGCTACTACTTTTAGTGCCTCTACCGGTATGCCGTCGGGTCCTGGTGCCTTCCTGTTTTGCAGGGAGCACACTGCTATCGTGAGCTCCTCTTCGCTGAAAAGGGGCACCTCGGTGTCCTGCATTTCGTCGGTTTCCCTCGCCCTCATAGGATGATTCGGGAAGAGACCATCAACTATAGTTTGCATTACCTTAGGTTCCATATTGGCGCCCAAAGGTAGTGCTCCCAGCTTCCTTGTGACTATCTTGTACCCTAAGCCCCAGGGGTCATCGTCCACCTCTTGGACCAATCCCCTCCAGCTCTGAGCCTTGTTAGAATCGATAGCTCTGCGAAGTTCCTTCTTGGCTTTcttaaattcagctattttttcaCCCGCCTTACTTATGTCTCGTTTCCTTATACGAGTTGCTTTCCTTCTACATTGTAGACACTTCCTCTTGAGATCCGCAATTTCCCGAGTCTACCAATAATTGGGGTATCGGTTATTACGTTGTTTCCGTCGTGGCATTGCCTCGTTAAAGGCTTGATGTATCAAGTTCATCGTCCCCTGCATAAGTTTGTCCACTCCTTATGGGTCTTTTGCACTTTCGACTAAGGGTTTCAGAAATTCTCCTCCTTCTGTTATTACTCGAGATAATTTGGCATCGTCTATTTTAGAGACATTCGCTTGTCTTGATATGGGttagcttttgttttttcaccCACTTCCAGGTAGATATACTGGTGATCACTCCCAGTATAGTCATCCCGTACTTTCCAGTTTTTAACGAGGGGGGACAATCGCTCCGTAGCAAAGGTGATGTCCAATATGGATTCCCTGCATCATGGGCGTCTGAATGTCGTGGACTTTCCTGTGTTCAGGAGTATGAGTTGCAGACCAGCAGCCATTTCTGCTAGCCGTTTCCCTCTTATGTCGGTTTTCGGCATGCCTTATTCAACAGCTTTTGCGTTGAAATCGCCTGCCATTAATACCTTCCCATTTTTTCCTCGCATCACGTCTTCCAGGAGGTCCAGTTTTTGTTGGAATGCCTGGATGTCTTCGTTTGGTGTAAGGTAGCAGCTGACGTATGTGACGTCCTTAATCGCTACCCACACAAAGCCGTCTCCGGATCCATGTTCCACCACAGGCCCTATTTCTGGATTTGTGATCCATATTGCTGCAGTGTTTAGAGCGTCTGTATACCATGTTGTGATATTTTTATTCGTGTACTGTTCGCTTATTACGACTAAATCAATCTTCCCTTTGCTTTTAAGGTGCGTGAGGAGATCGTCGGCCGTTTTGCTCCTGTTCATATTTGTCTGAAGTACCCTGATCATATTTTGATCTTCCTGGCCTTACTCAATTCTTCTCTGAAGACTCTACAACTACTTGATCCAGTGACATGATCAAGTAGCAAGTTTTCCTCCTTCAAGTCGGCGCATAGCACGCATCGATTTTCGGACGTGCAAGTGGCCGCCTTGTGCCCTTCTGCTTCACACTTATAGCACAGTTTGCTTCGATCTGGCCCCTTACAACTTTTGGACTGGTGCCCATATCCAAGGCACTTATAGCAGCGGTCCACTCGGGTACTCTGCCTTATTCGGCTGTTGACCCAGCCCACTTTAAGGCGGGAAGTTTCTAGCAGCTTGTTGGCATCTCGCTCGCTCTTTTCTGCAAAAGTCAAGACGTGTCCCCACCTGTTTGGTTTGGTGATCGTGACCCTGATGTCTCCATGATAAACCAGGCTATTCTTAACTGCCTCTTCAACATCTTCTCTTGTTGTTACAGCATCAAGATCCAGCAGCTTAAGTGTAGTTTTGGGCACCATGTTCCTTACCGTGCCAACATCGCCTATTTTATCTGCTACAGCTTTCCCGAAAGCTTGCGCATCCTTGGTAAGCTTCCCTAGTTCCAAAAGGATGCTACCCTCTCTTGTTTGCCGGATTGAGCGGATTACCGTCTCAGTGTCCTCTGGTTTAATCTTCGACTTAATGTCTCCTAGCACTTCCGCATATGTTTTGCCTTCCGCGGGTTTTATTAGCACCGCTGCGAGGCGTTCTCTTTTCCATCATCTGGTTTTTcggttttttcctttttttctgccTGCCCCTCGGCATGCATCGGGTTTTCCTGTCTTTCAGGTCTTTTCTTCCTTCTAGGTACCTCCGTCCAGGCCGGTGGCGATGCAAGGTTGTTTTTCCTCTTTTCCTTCGGAGCTGCACCCTGATCATCCGCTGGGCTTGAGGCTATTCTTTTAAGGCTGCTGGGTCTCGGGGTGCTTAAACTTCTTTGAGCCTATTTCCCCGCTAGGCTCAAGATGCTCGCTTGTGCTTTTTTAGTCTGCCCCCTTCCTTGCTGGATGATCTCAAGCGCTTCTACTAACTTTGGAACTCCATTTTTAATGTCTACATTGACATTCTTTTGACGATCTGCCGCTTCTTTCATGATAGCCAGTGTGGCCAGCATTTCCTTCAGTGTCCTGTCGATTGTCTCTTCGGCTGCAAGGCATTTTTCCTTTAGCGTCGGTTCCTTTGATTGACTCGTCGCTTCTTGCTCTTTCTTCTGGGCGGGATTGTTGGGTAATGTCGGTGCCATGGAATTGTTTACCAGCGCATCGTGCGTGGAGGGGCGGGCCGAAGTAGCTAGGAACGGGTATACCCTCGGAACTGTATCCTACCCCAGTTCCCTGGGGCCCAGCTTTCGCTAACAAGTCCCGGAAAACACGGACGGACTGAAACTCGCCCGGAGCACTGCAGATTCCGATCTCTGCAGCCACCACGCACTCCCTGATCAAGGCCCGAAGTGGCTGGCTCCTGATCCCATGCTGCGGCTGACACGTCGGTAGTGCAAGCACACATCAGCTCCTTGCCACTTAAGCGGGTCAGGCGAACGTGATTCGGAGCACTCCCAGTGGGCCGCAGCGGGGAACAATCGTGGGTTTTTTCTCGGTGTCTCCTTCACCCAGTGTGTTTGGTCCGCGAGACGTATTTTATTTGGCCTTACCCTCTGTTGCcagcgagcattcccctatccgccacctggggacgcgccaagtaggggtatcacctCCCCTTCACCACAGGCGACTGTGGTGATTCTtgggatgatgatgatgatgatgaaatgCTCATGCACTAACCACATTTGAACTTTGGGGACGACGCGCACAGTATATGCATGTCACGCATATGTGCATATACGCTAGATACACACATGGGCGCATATTCCATAAGGAACGAAGGTCAGAGTCGGACTTACCGAAACGGCACCGAAAACGGCTCTTCGCTGCGACACTGCCAGGAGTTTGCGGTGTGTTTTCTTTTTGAGAGCGTCAGCCCATATTTCAGCTACGTAGAGCATTATGGACTGAGCCACTGTCATGAGCAATCGGCGCTTGCTTGGTCTTGGGCCACTCACGTTGACCATGAGTCTACTGAGTGCCGAGGTGACACTTGCTGCCTTATCTGCTGCCTGCTTCAGTTGCTTGTAGAAAGACAGCCGGTTATCCATCCAGATGCCCACGTGTTTTTTTTTGGCTGCCTTCGTTGTAGTAACTGCTGACTACAAGTCGGGGCCGAGTATTGAACCCTGCGCAGCTCCAGATGTAATTCTCTTGTTTTTTGGGCCTTCTGTGCTATCGTTTATCAAGATTCTATCTGAAAGATAGTCTCTCAATATACGCATGAGATATTCAGGTATTTGGAACCTCTCTAATGCTGTGATCATCTCCGCCCACCTGGCCGAGTTGAAAGCGTTTTTGACATCCAGGGTTGCCAGCAGAACAACCTTCTTGGTGTATCGGCTTTCTTCTTCGACTTTAACGACGGTTTCCACTACCTCTTGGATCGCATGTATAGTAGAACGGCCCTTCCTGAAGCCGTAGTGTCTATTGGACAGATCTCCATGCCTATTTGTTTTTCGCCTGGTCTAATGCTTGTCTATAGATGAAGCATGCCCCCGTCCCTGGGATATGATTAAGGTTCATACCGTCGGGCTTAGTCGTGAAGCCCTTACATAGGACACAGTGCGGTTTGGACGTACAGACATTTGCCCTGTGTCCGCCCATGCCACATTTATAGCACAGACCACTGCGATCTGGCCCCTTGCAGACTCTGGCCTGATGTCCATAATCGATGCACTTGAAGCATCGGTCCACTCATATTCTTCGTCTTAATCTGCAGCTGATCCACCATACCTTAATGTGATCGGTTTTCAGCAGCTCCTTGGCCGCTTGCTCGTTGAGCTCAACTATGGCAATAACTTGCTCTCGCCTGTTGGCTTTAAGGATTGTCACCTTAGCGTCATCTGCTTTCGCATCGAGGTCTCTCCGAAGTGCCTCCTCTACATCTTCTTTTGTGGTTAGGATGTCGATGTCCAGGATCTCCAGTCTGACAGTGCGAACCAGGCGCCTCATGGTACCCATATCCCCAAGATGCTTCTGTATAGCCTCTCCAAAAGCTTTGGCGTTCTTCGTCTCTTTTCCTAATTCTAAGAGGACTTCTCCATTTCGAGTCATGCGGATTGACCTGACGCATGTGTCGGTTTCTTCCGGCTTCAACTTAGACTTCAGGTTTCCCAGCACTTCTACATATGACATCCCTTACGCTGGCTTAATTAGTACAGCTTCGGGGCGTTGCTTTCTAGCTGGTCTTTTATAGCGCTTCTTTTTTAGGGCGACATCGCTCGTCTTTAATTCCCTGTTTTCCAGGTCTTTGGGGTTCATAAATATTCTCAATTGGCTATTGGGTTTTTTGGCCTTTTTGCCCTTAATCAACTTCCAATTCTCAGATTCCGTGTTCTCCTTTTTCTTCTTCTCTATAGGATTAGCTGCCAGGTTTTCAGCCGGGCTTGATGCTGCTCTCTTGTTTTTGGACGCTGTAGCCGGCGTTCCCATGCCCTTTGAGGGCCTTGCTTCGGGAATAGCGAGAAGATCAACAAGGCTATCGATGTTAGCGTTCTGTTCCTCTCGCTCTTCCATCAACTTATCAAGCATTTCCTCCATGCTTGCAATTCCCAACTTGACTACATTACTGATGTTCTGCTGCCTGCTTGCAGCTTCCTTCATTTTTGCAGTCTCTTCGGCCATCTTAATAATTATCTCGCCGATGGAGTTCTCTTTAGCCTCTATGTTGTTCTGAAGGCCCATTGAGCCCTTCGTGACATCTACTCCAGACTTAGTTCCGGGTTCGGATCTGTCAGTACTATTGGTGAGAGTTTCCGCGTTGTCTGATGTGCTGCTGTCCTCTTTTGTTGACTTCTTAAATGCTGTTTGTAGGTTCGCCATAGGTTATAATCGCCAGCGCATCGTGCGTGGAGGGGCGGGCCGAAATAGCTGGGAACGGGTATACCCTCGGAACTAAGTCCTACCCCAGTTCTTTGGGTCCCAGCCTTCGTTTAACTAGTCCCGAAAAACACGGACGGACTGGAATTCGCCCGGGGCACTGCAGATTTCGACCTCTGCAGCCACCATGCTCCTCGCCACGCAAGCGGGTCAGGCGAACGTGGTCCAGAGCACTCCCAGTGGGCCGCAGCGAGAAACAATCGTGGGTTTTTTCTCGGTGTCTCCTTCACCCAGTGTGTTCGATCCGCGAGACGTATTTTATTTGGCCTCACCCTCTGTTACcagcgagcattcccctatcTGCCACCTGCGGACGCGCCAAGTAGGGtgctgatgatgatgatgatggtgTGGGACTTACCGAAATGGTACCTACCCACTAAACCTTAACTCCTTACATGCCAACCGATGCTCCTGGAACCGCGTACGCATTACTTCGGGAGCATAGGAATAAGACCAATTCGCCGTATCTGGGCGCCGCCATTTTTGCCAGTTTGGACATCTTCCTTCTTTGTGCAGTGTACTCTCCCTCCAAGGGTACGCATCTTCCTGGGTAGTGAGGCAGATGCCTCTTCTCGGGCTTGCCGGCCTTCGACCCCTTGAGAATGTCTTTTGTCCTGCaagcaaataaaaacaaaaaaaaactacaaaaagagAAATCTTCTTgcttcaagtttcaaccaagatgTTACGCACCATCCTCAGCAGCAAGACAATGTCATGCAACAGGCTTTCGGCCTTCGAGCATCTTGGTTTTGGGCAGTTGTCATGTTGCAGTTTCCCTGGCTGCTAGCTTCGTTTCCTCTACTTTCTTCTGGCGTAAAATGGTTTCTACATAACTGGCTATTACTTCCCAGTGAACCCCGCTACCGAGCATCACATTGATAATTGTCTCTGGTGTGAGAACCCCGACCTCGCTTTGCAGCTTTTGCCTTTCTTCTATCCACCTGCTACATTCAAAGAAGGTGTGGAGCGCGTCATCGCGGTCGTTTCCGCAGTACACACAGTCTGGCTTCTCCAATTTCCCTATTTTATGTAGGTACGCTCGGAACAACCCGTGCCCACATAGCATTTGTGTTGTGTAGAAGCCCACTTCTCCATGTTGCCGGCTCACCCACGCATTCACGTCTCGTATGAGACTGAAGGCCCACTTGCCTTTTGTCTCTCCATTGCACCTTGTCTGTCACTCATGCATCGTTTGTGCCCTTGCTTCTTGTTTGGCTACAAATTTACCGCACTC is a genomic window of Belonocnema kinseyi isolate 2016_QV_RU_SX_M_011 chromosome 8, B_treatae_v1, whole genome shotgun sequence containing:
- the LOC117178709 gene encoding uncharacterized protein LOC117178709, yielding MVPKTTLKLLDLDAVTTREDVEEAVKNSLVYHGDIRVTITKPNRWGHVLTFAEKSERDANKLLETSRLKVGWVNSRIRQSTRVDRCYKCLGYGHQSKSCKGPDRSKLCYKCEAEGHKAATCTSENRCVLCADLKEENLLLDHVTGSSSCRVFREELSKARKIKI
- the LOC117178711 gene encoding uncharacterized protein LOC117178711: MLCGHGLFRAYLHKIGKLEKPDCVYCGNDRDDALHTFFECSRWIEERQKLQSEVGVLTPETIINVMLGSGVHWEVIASYVETILRQKKVEETKLAARETAT